A single Halarcobacter anaerophilus DNA region contains:
- a CDS encoding manganese-dependent inorganic pyrophosphatase, with protein sequence MAIYTCGHTTPDSDSICSAISLAYLLNKIGREAIPARQGPVSPETQFILDKFGFEAPQLKTEFAGCELFITDYSDRGQAPKDLDQATVVGIVDHHKLGDITTSTPLECWIRPVGCTNTIVKEMYDHHGVEIPANIAGIMMCAILSDTVIFKSPTCTEVDIKAVRELAKIAGVEDFGAVGMEMFKVKSAVEGVPVRDLILRDYKPFDMHGSRVGIGQLEVVDLSIFDSIKDELQADLDKLREEENLHTACLLLTDIMKEGSEILVSSEDTSVFEKAFDVKLENKKVWLDGCLSRKKQIIPFLEPAFA encoded by the coding sequence ATGGCAATTTATACATGTGGACATACAACACCTGATTCAGATTCAATCTGTTCAGCTATTTCATTAGCATACCTTTTAAATAAAATCGGACGTGAAGCAATCCCTGCTAGACAAGGTCCGGTCTCTCCTGAAACACAATTTATTTTGGATAAATTCGGATTTGAAGCACCCCAACTTAAAACTGAATTTGCAGGGTGTGAGCTGTTTATTACGGATTATTCAGATAGAGGACAAGCTCCCAAAGATTTGGATCAAGCTACTGTTGTAGGTATTGTTGACCACCATAAATTAGGAGATATTACAACTTCTACTCCTTTAGAGTGTTGGATTAGACCCGTTGGATGTACAAATACAATCGTAAAAGAGATGTATGACCATCACGGAGTTGAAATTCCTGCAAATATAGCCGGAATTATGATGTGTGCAATTTTAAGTGATACTGTAATTTTTAAATCACCGACTTGTACGGAAGTTGATATTAAAGCAGTTAGAGAGTTGGCAAAAATTGCGGGTGTTGAAGATTTCGGTGCAGTTGGAATGGAAATGTTCAAAGTAAAATCAGCTGTTGAGGGAGTGCCTGTAAGAGATCTGATTTTAAGAGATTACAAACCTTTTGATATGCATGGAAGCAGAGTAGGAATAGGGCAGCTTGAAGTCGTAGATTTATCAATCTTTGATAGTATTAAAGATGAATTACAAGCAGACTTAGACAAATTAAGAGAAGAAGAAAATTTACATACTGCTTGTCTTCTTTTAACTGATATTATGAAAGAGGGATCTGAGATTTTAGTATCAAGTGAAGATACATCGGTTTTTGAAAAAGCTTTTGATGTAAAACTTGAAAACAAAAAAGTTTGGTTAGACGGTTGTCTATCAAGAAAAAAACAAATTATTCCTTTCTTAGAACCTGCCTTTGCATAA
- a CDS encoding GNAT family N-acetyltransferase has protein sequence MITRVKESEYKTLTTIWEDSVRATHTFLSDADINFFKPKIMNEYLYAVKLFAYKDEAENICGFIGIDENRVEMLFIHSKYFKKGIGKRLLEYAIKSYGINELDVNEQNEDAVAFYNHFGFKVIGRSQTDEFGKPFPLLHMELK, from the coding sequence ATGATTACAAGAGTAAAAGAGTCTGAATATAAAACATTAACCACTATCTGGGAAGATTCAGTACGAGCTACACACACTTTTTTAAGTGATGCGGATATTAACTTTTTCAAACCGAAAATAATGAATGAGTATCTATATGCGGTAAAACTGTTCGCATATAAAGACGAAGCTGAAAATATTTGCGGTTTTATAGGAATTGATGAAAATAGAGTGGAAATGCTTTTTATTCATTCTAAATATTTTAAAAAAGGTATAGGAAAAAGACTTTTGGAGTATGCCATTAAAAGTTACGGTATTAATGAACTAGACGTAAATGAACAAAATGAAGATGCAGTAGCTTTTTATAATCATTTTGGGTTTAAAGTTATAGGTCGAAGTCAAACAGATGAGTTTGGAAAACCTTTTCCACTTTTGCATATGGAATTAAAATAG
- a CDS encoding putative bifunctional diguanylate cyclase/phosphodiesterase encodes MQIKTLKNYFRISMVGITFSLFLVFYLFSSYIHTNLAISENQKISEALSKQVFNSMYQVMRQGWSREQLQEFVNVTKDSFQGSSYSVDIFRWKKVEELFGKIEQSPITNDVQKVFESKQKFFETDKKSMKSVMPIIAKNECLKCHTNSKTGDILGAVKVDYNFEEIVSSTQNKYLLFSLIILPLMFLIAYYISLKILKRINLAIENFKEKIESVNSVKEFKNIDTTHVEKSFNEFEQIMEGLDTLSKKLKNIAVDKSILEFEVKLLDKMVITSDIIKDWKEYIKDLLQEIHIVLPVYCLITIFKTDEENYEIEIFWLGEPDEDIKKHMEKTSIDMITKYHNLTVIDYSINHNLSNGKYCLSSLTIDDIEHEAKSILLDTPRIGGIVGLGIQSNIEKDSIHSIVIDSILTTLLNLVGSIKAINKYTENLEFYATRDPLTGLFSQRVFRDLLSYEIKRAARHKYQFGVLVIDCDNFKPINDTYGHSFGDDFLKAFADLLKDSKRDEDILSRYGGDEFTVILPESTEREVYTVASRILEKVGNFELEAPDATKVSLTVSIGMAIYPNHSTHAKELFNIADTMMYQAKNQGKNAIRFPSEYDIEEIHKEVEDKSMIVLDAIKNEKIVAHFQPIMNTSDNSVEINELLMRIEIKDEVLTAGKFIETAESLGIVHKMDYIVIEKAFKKINETNYEGILFINLSPKALIIGEFIEKIVNLTHKYNINKEKIVFEITERETVKSFTLLEKFVKNLKLEGFSFAIDDFGSGFSTFHYVKRFPIDYIKIDGDFIINLHKDEKDLAFVKSIVALAKELKVKTIAEFVEDEEILKFLKEIDVTYAQGFYIGKPSPELSVRK; translated from the coding sequence ATGCAAATAAAAACTCTTAAAAACTATTTTCGTATTTCAATGGTTGGTATAACATTTTCTCTGTTTTTAGTATTTTATCTTTTCTCTTCGTATATTCATACAAATTTGGCAATTAGTGAAAATCAGAAAATATCAGAAGCTTTATCCAAGCAGGTTTTTAATTCAATGTATCAAGTTATGAGACAAGGATGGAGCAGAGAACAGCTTCAGGAGTTTGTAAATGTTACAAAAGACTCTTTTCAAGGAAGTTCGTACAGCGTCGATATTTTTAGATGGAAAAAGGTTGAAGAGTTATTTGGAAAAATAGAACAATCACCTATTACAAACGATGTTCAAAAGGTATTTGAGAGTAAACAAAAGTTTTTTGAAACAGATAAAAAGTCTATGAAAAGCGTAATGCCCATAATTGCAAAAAACGAATGTCTAAAATGTCATACAAATTCAAAAACAGGTGATATCTTAGGCGCAGTAAAAGTTGATTACAACTTTGAAGAGATTGTCTCTAGTACTCAAAATAAATATCTTCTTTTCTCTTTGATTATTCTACCTCTTATGTTTTTGATTGCTTATTATATCTCTCTTAAAATATTAAAAAGAATAAATCTGGCAATAGAAAATTTTAAAGAAAAAATTGAAAGTGTTAATTCTGTCAAAGAGTTTAAAAATATAGATACTACGCATGTTGAAAAGAGTTTCAACGAGTTTGAACAAATTATGGAAGGTTTAGATACTTTAAGCAAAAAATTAAAAAATATTGCAGTTGATAAGAGTATTTTGGAATTTGAGGTAAAACTTCTTGATAAAATGGTTATTACTTCCGATATTATAAAAGATTGGAAAGAGTATATAAAAGATCTTTTACAAGAGATACATATAGTTTTACCCGTTTATTGTTTGATAACAATTTTTAAAACAGATGAAGAGAATTATGAAATAGAGATTTTTTGGCTTGGAGAACCTGACGAAGATATTAAAAAACATATGGAAAAAACTTCTATTGATATGATAACCAAATATCATAATCTTACGGTAATAGATTACTCTATAAACCACAATCTCTCAAACGGAAAATATTGTCTCTCTTCTCTTACTATAGATGATATAGAACACGAGGCAAAATCAATCTTGCTCGATACTCCAAGAATAGGGGGAATCGTAGGATTGGGAATTCAGTCAAATATAGAAAAAGATTCTATTCATTCAATAGTAATTGATTCGATTTTAACAACTCTTTTAAATCTAGTGGGTTCAATAAAAGCTATAAACAAATACACGGAAAATCTTGAATTTTATGCTACAAGAGATCCTTTAACCGGACTTTTCTCTCAAAGAGTCTTTAGAGATCTTTTAAGTTATGAGATAAAAAGAGCCGCAAGACATAAATATCAGTTTGGTGTTCTTGTTATTGATTGTGATAATTTTAAACCTATCAATGATACTTACGGACACAGTTTCGGTGATGATTTTCTAAAAGCTTTTGCCGATCTTCTAAAAGATTCAAAAAGAGATGAAGATATTCTTTCACGTTACGGTGGAGATGAATTTACCGTAATCTTACCAGAAAGTACCGAACGTGAAGTATATACCGTAGCAAGCAGAATTTTGGAAAAAGTAGGAAACTTTGAATTAGAAGCACCTGATGCTACAAAAGTCAGCTTAACAGTATCAATCGGTATGGCAATTTATCCAAACCACTCGACTCATGCAAAAGAGTTGTTTAATATAGCAGATACGATGATGTATCAAGCAAAAAATCAAGGGAAAAACGCAATTAGATTTCCAAGTGAATATGATATTGAAGAGATTCATAAAGAAGTCGAAGATAAATCAATGATAGTTTTAGATGCTATTAAAAATGAAAAAATAGTGGCTCACTTCCAACCTATTATGAATACTTCGGATAATAGTGTTGAAATAAATGAACTTCTTATGAGAATAGAGATAAAAGATGAAGTTCTAACAGCAGGAAAATTTATAGAAACAGCAGAATCTTTGGGAATAGTTCATAAAATGGATTATATCGTAATAGAAAAAGCCTTCAAAAAAATAAATGAAACAAACTATGAAGGAATATTATTTATAAATCTCTCTCCAAAAGCACTTATAATAGGAGAATTTATAGAAAAAATAGTGAATTTAACCCATAAATATAATATAAATAAAGAAAAAATAGTATTTGAAATAACGGAAAGAGAAACGGTAAAAAGTTTCACCCTTTTGGAAAAATTTGTAAAAAATCTAAAACTAGAAGGTTTTAGTTTTGCAATCGATGATTTCGGTTCGGGTTTTTCAACTTTCCATTATGTAAAAAGATTTCCTATTGATTATATTAAAATTGACGGAGATTTTATAATAAATTTACATAAAGATGAAAAAGATTTAGCTTTTGTAAAATCAATTGTTGCTTTAGCAAAAGAGTTAAAAGTAAAAACAATAGCAGAGTTTGTAGAAGATGAAGAGATCTTGAAATTTTTAAAAGAGATTGATGTTACTTATGCACAAGGATTTTATATAGGAAAACCCTCTCCTGAACTTTCGGTTAGGAAATAA
- a CDS encoding RNA polymerase sigma factor has translation MLKYYNELLYFAQKLVGDKEKAKDIIQETYSKVLETQNKREIKNQRAYLYKVAKNVAVDEAIQNQKLQTAVYEESEHLTQKHEQPEEIAIKQNQEELFMQIVNKLPKRAREAFILYTIDEYSRKEIGKIMDITSNAVEKLIKRATLKIEEELAKKGF, from the coding sequence ATGTTAAAATATTACAATGAACTTCTATATTTTGCCCAAAAATTAGTCGGTGATAAAGAAAAAGCAAAAGATATTATACAAGAAACTTACAGTAAAGTTTTAGAAACTCAAAATAAAAGAGAAATAAAAAATCAAAGAGCATATTTATATAAAGTAGCAAAAAATGTAGCTGTAGATGAAGCAATACAAAATCAAAAATTACAAACTGCCGTTTATGAAGAGAGTGAGCATCTTACTCAAAAACATGAACAACCCGAAGAGATAGCAATAAAACAAAATCAAGAAGAACTTTTTATGCAAATAGTAAACAAATTACCAAAAAGAGCAAGAGAAGCTTTTATTTTGTATACGATTGACGAATACAGTAGAAAAGAGATTGGCAAGATTATGGATATAACTTCAAATGCTGTTGAAAAGCTTATAAAAAGAGCAACTTTAAAAATCGAAGAAGAACTTGCAAAAAAGGGATTTTAA
- a CDS encoding FecR family protein, with the protein MNNDKKMKEQAVYWLSCEKEGFTESRKLEFENWLKENPSHQKVYNRMKFIHKIPKSLSEKNREDLSQKVHKELSKTKLSLKIKYYYSGAAVLILILFFSLFKTYDNNSLQYEKIYVTDVKNLSKQSLPDGSIISLDAKTNLNIEFYKNRREAFLTNGKVIFSIAKDKSRPFVISSDNIQIEVVGTKFEVINLDNKITINVQEGRVKTYHLNKNKKRENTIILTKADTITYTNKGEVNNYSKINPEKIAIWQDDLINFNQVTLKEAFTEFAKYTNHTFEFSSNEIKNYLVTGEFKSNQLDIFLNTIIKIYPIKIEKKDKTIKIIKK; encoded by the coding sequence GTGAATAATGATAAAAAGATGAAAGAACAAGCAGTTTATTGGCTAAGCTGTGAAAAAGAAGGGTTTACAGAGTCCCGGAAATTAGAATTTGAAAACTGGCTTAAAGAGAATCCTTCTCATCAAAAAGTATATAATAGAATGAAATTTATACATAAAATACCAAAATCTCTATCAGAAAAAAACAGAGAAGATTTAAGTCAAAAAGTTCATAAAGAGCTTAGTAAAACAAAACTCTCTTTAAAAATAAAATATTATTACTCAGGTGCAGCAGTTTTGATTTTAATTCTATTTTTCTCTTTGTTTAAAACTTATGATAATAACTCTTTGCAGTATGAAAAAATATATGTAACTGATGTTAAAAATCTTTCAAAACAGAGTTTGCCTGATGGGTCTATCATTTCACTTGATGCTAAAACGAATCTAAATATAGAGTTTTATAAAAATAGAAGAGAAGCTTTTTTAACAAACGGTAAAGTTATATTCAGCATAGCAAAAGATAAAAGCAGACCTTTTGTCATATCAAGTGATAATATTCAAATAGAAGTAGTAGGAACAAAATTTGAAGTTATAAATCTAGATAATAAAATAACAATAAATGTGCAGGAAGGAAGAGTAAAAACATATCATTTAAATAAGAACAAAAAAAGAGAAAATACAATAATCCTTACAAAAGCAGATACTATAACTTATACAAATAAAGGAGAAGTAAATAATTATTCAAAGATTAATCCTGAAAAAATAGCAATCTGGCAAGATGATTTGATAAACTTTAATCAAGTAACATTAAAAGAAGCCTTTACTGAGTTTGCAAAATATACAAACCATACTTTTGAATTTTCATCAAATGAGATAAAAAATTATTTGGTCACAGGAGAGTTTAAATCAAATCAGCTGGATATATTTTTAAATACAATTATAAAAATCTACCCAATAAAAATAGAAAAAAAAGATAAAACAATAAAAATCATAAAAAAATAG
- a CDS encoding TonB-dependent siderophore receptor, whose protein sequence is MSSLKIKFLSPIAAMTLCINLYANEISYTIKSQSLKEAIEVISKKSKIPYIVNGKLLENKTSKAVKDIKGTKNALNQILENSGLEAEIEDGAIIIKEKKPENKSKNDLGKVDILANENDGSVETGYLVKELKQVGPWGAKSLQDTPYSMSVMSSDFISNILSSEIDQLYKMNPLIDTGVTMNYYGAPTVNIRGFTSRNVAFDGMSLSADLAGSLEEVERVEIMNGLTGFMYGSGNVGGLVNYVLKRPTYKRLTNLTVGNYGGDSYFAHLDVGNKIDEEGKFAFRINASFQDGKTIYENQNIEKGLISGALDWNISDNLILQLDASHRHYRVNRPRLAFQGMARLFKVPNADSFDTDKIYGPSWSYSETDTDKYGVNFTYNINENFTLRSRYLHKVDDLQYSGAYPTLSNDGTYGYYIYATAPREIISDAGYIYLDSKFDTGYIKHKLTLGVSGDFNKNKWYTNDTVTSWPSGLTYDESMSYPEVEAPSNGHKYTKEKSRNINIILGDDIVFDEQWSALIGINYTTIKSKTYLDTSASIDGPEVDNSYDKSEVTPTLSLIYKPFNNLTTYFSYMEGLEEGTIVGNYYSNVGEVLEPMISKQYEIGAKYTLNENLLLSTALFRIEKPNEFSDGASPQPKYVQDGEEVHQGLELTLTGKVTDNLTLMIGGTIMDLSVEDASSKELEGKKPTRQASKMASIYAEYSIPGLKDLILTGGAYYVGKKYANTDNSLYIPSTTTFDAGLRYKTKIDKYKTTFNLNVTNLMDKKYWASPENLGAPRTIMYSMKMEF, encoded by the coding sequence ATGAGTTCACTTAAAATAAAATTTTTAAGTCCGATTGCTGCAATGACACTTTGCATAAATCTTTATGCAAATGAGATAAGCTATACAATTAAAAGCCAATCTTTAAAAGAAGCTATAGAAGTAATCTCAAAAAAATCAAAAATACCATATATTGTAAATGGAAAACTTCTTGAGAATAAAACTTCAAAAGCAGTAAAAGATATAAAAGGTACAAAAAATGCCTTAAATCAAATTTTGGAAAACAGCGGCTTAGAAGCAGAGATAGAAGATGGTGCAATTATAATAAAAGAAAAAAAGCCAGAGAATAAAAGTAAAAATGATTTAGGGAAAGTGGATATTTTAGCCAATGAAAATGACGGCTCTGTTGAAACAGGATACTTGGTAAAAGAGTTAAAACAAGTAGGTCCTTGGGGTGCAAAATCACTTCAAGATACTCCTTATTCTATGAGTGTAATGTCAAGTGATTTTATTTCAAATATCTTGTCAAGCGAAATTGATCAATTATATAAAATGAATCCCCTTATTGATACTGGTGTTACAATGAATTATTATGGAGCTCCAACTGTAAATATAAGAGGATTTACTTCGAGAAATGTAGCTTTTGATGGAATGAGTTTATCTGCTGATTTAGCTGGGAGTTTAGAAGAAGTTGAAAGAGTAGAAATAATGAATGGCCTTACGGGATTTATGTATGGCTCTGGAAATGTAGGAGGTCTTGTAAATTATGTTCTTAAAAGACCTACTTATAAAAGACTTACAAATTTAACGGTAGGTAATTATGGAGGGGATTCATATTTTGCCCATTTAGATGTAGGAAATAAGATAGATGAAGAGGGTAAATTCGCTTTTAGAATAAATGCTTCTTTTCAAGATGGAAAAACTATTTATGAAAATCAAAATATTGAAAAAGGCTTAATTAGCGGTGCTTTAGATTGGAATATAAGTGATAATTTAATACTTCAACTTGATGCTTCCCATAGACATTATCGAGTAAATAGACCTAGATTGGCCTTTCAAGGTATGGCAAGATTATTTAAAGTTCCAAATGCGGATTCTTTTGATACAGATAAAATTTATGGACCATCTTGGTCGTATTCTGAAACTGATACAGATAAATATGGGGTAAATTTTACTTACAATATAAATGAAAATTTTACTTTAAGATCAAGATATTTACATAAAGTAGATGATTTACAATATTCAGGGGCTTATCCTACCCTTTCAAATGATGGAACTTATGGCTATTATATTTATGCAACTGCGCCAAGAGAAATTATTTCAGATGCAGGATATATTTATTTAGATAGCAAATTTGATACAGGATATATAAAACATAAATTAACATTAGGTGTTTCGGGGGATTTCAATAAAAATAAATGGTATACAAATGATACCGTAACATCCTGGCCATCAGGATTAACTTATGATGAGTCAATGTCATATCCTGAAGTGGAAGCTCCTTCTAATGGACATAAGTATACAAAAGAGAAATCAAGAAATATAAATATTATTTTAGGAGATGACATAGTTTTTGATGAACAATGGAGTGCTTTAATAGGAATAAATTACACAACAATTAAATCAAAAACATATCTTGATACATCTGCCAGTATTGATGGTCCAGAGGTAGATAATTCATATGATAAATCAGAAGTTACACCAACATTATCTTTAATATATAAACCTTTTAATAACTTGACTACTTATTTTTCTTATATGGAAGGTTTAGAAGAGGGGACAATTGTAGGTAATTATTATAGTAATGTTGGAGAAGTATTAGAACCAATGATAAGTAAACAATATGAAATAGGTGCAAAATATACATTAAATGAAAATTTGCTTTTAAGTACCGCACTTTTTAGAATAGAAAAACCAAATGAATTTTCAGATGGAGCAAGTCCCCAACCTAAATATGTTCAGGATGGTGAAGAAGTACATCAAGGTTTAGAATTAACTTTAACTGGAAAAGTTACTGATAATTTGACACTTATGATAGGAGGTACTATAATGGATTTAAGTGTCGAAGATGCAAGTTCAAAAGAATTAGAAGGTAAAAAACCAACAAGACAAGCTTCTAAGATGGCAAGTATTTATGCTGAGTATTCAATCCCTGGATTAAAAGATTTAATTTTGACAGGAGGGGCATATTATGTGGGTAAAAAATATGCAAATACTGATAATTCACTTTATATTCCTTCAACTACTACTTTTGATGCAGGTTTAAGATATAAAACAAAAATAGATAAATATAAAACTACTTTTAATTTGAATGTGACAAATCTTATGGATAAAAAATATTGGGCATCTCCTGAAAATTTAGGTGCACCAAGAACAATAATGTATTCTATGAAAATGGAGTTTTAA
- a CDS encoding helix-turn-helix transcriptional regulator, whose protein sequence is MKKHDYDKILYRLTTIWARLREGEILSTNELAIEFNVSAKTIQRDFNERLIHLFPIEKIGHKWRVKQGYDIDKTLDYEDEIVLDILNEFGSSMSSLISKRVNNLFKKISNEHTNPIYSRIEIEDLYDKLDLIKALQGAIEQNLQVEFYHKKKYRYIEPIKITTFEGYWYLYGKDVQVDKLKTFYIKDISNLNTTNKKFIVEPNAIKIIDNAINIWFNPQNKPFEVHLKANANIAKYFIRRPLSKTQRVVQFYDDGSLLLSVYVTSELEILSEVKKWIPNLFILNPAKIVKKLRDETIEFQKKQMDLLIDV, encoded by the coding sequence ATGAAGAAACATGACTATGATAAAATACTTTATAGGCTCACCACTATTTGGGCTAGGTTAAGAGAGGGTGAGATTTTAAGTACAAATGAACTGGCAATTGAGTTTAATGTATCTGCAAAAACTATACAAAGAGATTTTAACGAAAGACTAATCCATCTTTTCCCTATAGAAAAAATTGGGCATAAATGGAGAGTAAAACAGGGGTATGATATTGATAAAACTTTGGATTATGAAGATGAGATTGTTTTAGATATTTTAAATGAATTTGGTTCATCTATGAGTTCTTTAATAAGTAAAAGAGTAAATAATCTTTTTAAAAAAATTTCAAATGAACATACTAATCCTATATATTCAAGAATAGAAATAGAAGACTTGTATGATAAACTTGATTTGATAAAAGCTTTGCAAGGCGCAATTGAACAAAACCTGCAAGTGGAGTTTTATCATAAAAAGAAATATAGATATATAGAACCTATAAAAATAACTACTTTTGAAGGATACTGGTATTTATATGGTAAAGATGTACAAGTGGATAAACTAAAAACATTTTATATAAAAGATATCAGTAATCTAAACACTACAAATAAAAAGTTTATTGTAGAGCCAAATGCTATAAAAATAATAGATAATGCTATAAATATCTGGTTTAACCCACAAAATAAACCCTTTGAAGTACATCTAAAAGCAAATGCAAATATCGCAAAATATTTTATAAGACGTCCACTATCTAAAACTCAAAGAGTAGTGCAATTTTATGATGATGGCTCACTACTGCTAAGTGTTTATGTCACCTCTGAGCTTGAAATCTTAAGTGAAGTTAAAAAATGGATACCCAATCTTTTTATCCTAAACCCTGCAAAAATAGTTAAAAAACTTAGAGATGAAACTATAGAGTTTCAAAAAAAACAGATGGATTTATTAATAGATGTATAA
- a CDS encoding HIRAN domain-containing protein, translating into MFYPNLMEMFHPLIGSMTLEQKNNLKKDNSKFFDSIVEHFKLLLQNKIDNKHILEEIYSYQEEFSLEQCYFLTNINDRAKAITQIYLHYITTRVEPDKLLGICLFEIIVAGTSYVDGISEKIDNLKNGEKLKLDREKNNPYDKNAIKVLSKRGKLGYIPKQKNKDLIFLMEQDYKLFAILKRVVWTKESIKIKIYVYCEN; encoded by the coding sequence ATGTTTTATCCAAATTTGATGGAGATGTTTCATCCACTCATTGGTTCAATGACTTTAGAACAAAAAAATAATTTAAAAAAAGACAATAGCAAATTTTTTGATTCTATTGTAGAACACTTTAAATTGTTATTACAAAATAAAATAGATAATAAACATATCTTAGAAGAGATATACTCTTATCAAGAAGAATTTAGCTTAGAGCAGTGCTATTTTCTAACAAATATAAATGATAGGGCAAAAGCAATAACTCAAATATATCTACACTATATAACTACAAGAGTTGAACCTGATAAATTACTTGGGATTTGTTTATTTGAAATAATAGTTGCAGGTACTTCTTATGTTGATGGAATATCTGAAAAAATTGATAATCTGAAAAATGGTGAAAAGTTAAAACTAGATAGAGAAAAAAATAATCCATATGATAAAAATGCCATCAAAGTTTTAAGTAAAAGAGGAAAATTAGGATATATACCAAAACAAAAAAATAAGGACTTAATATTTTTGATGGAACAAGACTACAAACTTTTTGCAATACTTAAAAGAGTAGTTTGGACAAAAGAGAGTATAAAAATAAAAATTTATGTTTATTGTGAAAATTGA